One window of Trichoderma breve strain T069 chromosome 3, whole genome shotgun sequence genomic DNA carries:
- a CDS encoding uncharacterized alpha/beta hydrolase domain (DUF2235) domain-containing protein, translating into MGSQPPVHKRLIVCCDGTWMNSDNGYVEPTLEHPQGTLQVPSNVTRISRCFKRRCNDGTLQVMSYESGVGTGSNAIDTLTGGAFGLGLSERVRDAYSYLSSNHMDGDEIFLVGFSRGAFTARSVAGMIGNLGLLTREGLEYFYPIFKDMENWNNDDYDDEFPGQPFPNKPKGPNAAAVYRKRLEELGYTRVYQENGELIKIKAVCVWDTVGSLGIPKEANLHSTYKWHDTSLSDRIEHAFQALALDETRAPFSPAVWERLPENRLTTDLRQVWFPGNHGNCGGGWPDQEASDSSLAWMMDQMASVGVEFDLSCLERVAQKTIGYYKSLNQPVRPWALGSINKAGSFIYKLSGFEDRTPGLYKRTDPKTERDTNIFLQDTNERIHSSARVRLACKGLGLDDKGVWGCPSLSSWQLKHTDATFEDPIPHNPSWWQGPPDESGVDKQQAGRWIWEFAGPKGSAPTDPKQRIMVEEPLGPYERYLLQLSEGTPNVYLFAETQDIDWQGKKIPALRSGKE; encoded by the exons ATGGGTTCTCAGCCTCCTGTCCACAAGCGACTCATCGTCTGTTGCGATGGGACGTGGATGAATAGCGACAACGGCTACGTAGAGCCGACTCTGGAACACCCTCAGGGAACACTTCAAGTACCTTCGAATGTGACGCGAATTAGCCGATGCTTCAAGCGGCGGTGCAACGATGGCACCCTGCAAGTCATGTCATATGAATCCGGAGTGGGAACTGGTAGTAATGCCATTGACACCCTCACCGGCGGCGCATTCGGCCTGGGTCTCTCAGAA CGAGTCCGCGATGCGTACTCATATCTATCCTCCAACCATATGGACGGCGATGAAATATTTCTCGTCGGATTTTCTCGAGGGGCCTTTACAGCTCGATCAGTCGCAGGAATGATTGGCAACCTAGGCCTTCTCACCAGAGAGGGCTTGGAGTACTTCTATCCCATCTTCAAGGACATGGAAAACTGGAACAACGACGATTATGACGACGAGTTTCCAGGGCAGCCGTTTCCCAACAAACCCAAAGGACCAAACGCAGCCGCCGTGTACCGAAAGAGGCTCGAGGAGCTGGGGTATACCCGCGTTTACCAGGAGAATGGCGAGTTGATCAAAATCAAGGCCGTCTGCGTTTGGGACACTGTTGGTAGTCTGGGTATCCCCAAG GAAGCTAACCTCCACAGCACATATAAATGGCATGATACATCGCTGTCGGATCGCATAGAACATGCCTTTCAGGCACTTGCTCTGGATGAAACCCGTGCTCCATTTTCCCCAGCTGTCTGGGAACGTCTTCCAGAGAATAGGTTGACGACCGATCTTAGACAGGTCTGGTTCCCAGGAAACCACGGAAACTGTGGTGGAGGTTGGCCCGATCAGGAGGCTTCTGACTCTTCACTTGCCT GGATGATGGACCAGATGGCATCTGTCGGAGTCGAGTTCGATTTATCATGTCTCGAGAGGGTCGCACAAAAGACCATCGGCTACTACAAAAGCCT CAATCAGCCTGTGCGGCCGTGGGCACTCGGGTCCATCAATAAGGCTGGCAGCTTCATATACAAACTCTCGGGATTCGAAGACAGGACGCCTGGTTTATATAAGCGAACCGACCCGAAGACAGAACGTGACACCAATATCTTCTTGCAAGACACCAATGAACGTATCCACAGCTCTGCCAGAGTACGCCTTGCTTGCAAGGGTCTTGGCTTGGACGATAAGGGAGTCTGGGGCTGTCCATCCCTATCCAGCTGGCAGCTGAAGCATACGGATGCAACTTTTGAAGACCCGATCCCTCACAATCCCAGCTGGTGGCAAGGTCCGCCCGATGAATCTGGGGTGGATAAACAACAGGCTGGAAGATGGATTTGGGAGTTCGCGGGGCCAAAGGGTTCTGCGCCTACGGACCCCAAGCAGAGGATCATGGTGGAGGAGCCATTGGGACCTTATGAGCGATATCTGCTTCAACTCTCGGAGGGAACGCCAAACGTCTATCTGTTTGCCGAGACTCAGGATATTGACTGGCAGGGAAAGAAGATTCCCGCCTTGAGAAGTGGCAAGGAGTAA
- a CDS encoding amidohydrolase domain-containing protein encodes MRVVDIHTHMYPPSYIKILESRSAIPLVRTFPQAADPRLILLEAEVKSLEEATQDATAKLPGRPLTSHFASLAQKVHFMDTHGIDISVISLANPWLDFLSASESGKMAESVNEEFSRMCSEHPGRLFFFATLPLTAPLETLLAAVSHVQGLKYCRGIILGTTGLGKGLDDPALLPILEAVAAAHLTVFLHPHYGLPNEVWGPRASAEYGHVLPLALGFPMETTIAVTRMYLAGVFDKVRDLRMILAHSGGTLPFLAGRIESCVMHDGQLVREGKVGKGRRTVWEVLKEQIYLDAVIYSEVGLKAAIDATGADRLMFGTDHPFFPPLETDEQGEWESVSLNAAAVTKAVGEGSGEATAIMGGNAISILRLDQDI; translated from the coding sequence ATGCGCGTTGTGGACATCCACACGCACATGTATCCTCCGTCATATATCAAGATCCTCGAATCCCGCTCTGCAATCCCTCTGGTCCGTACATTTCCACAGGCCGCTGATCCCCGTCTGATACTCCTCGAAGCCGAAGTCAAATCTCTTGAGGAAGCCACTCAAGATGCCACAGCTAAACTTCCTGGACGGCCGCTCACTTCTCACTTCGCATCGCTTGCTCAAAAGGTCCATTTCATGGACACCCATGGTATCGACATTTCTGTCATATCTCTGGCTAATCCATGGCTTGATTTCCTGAGTGCCTCTGAGTCGGGGAAGATGGCTGAATCCGTCAACGAAGAGTTTTCGCGAATGTGCAGCGAGCACCCTGGAcgtttgtttttctttgcaaCTCTGCCTCTAACCGCGCCTCTTGAGACGTTGCTGGCCGCGGTATCACATGTACAAGGCCTCAAATACTGCAGAGGGATTATCCTCGGCACCACAGGTTTGGGCAAGGGACTTGATGATCCCGCTCTACTGCCTATTCTTGAAGCTGTGGCAGCGGCCCACCTGACTGTCTTCCTGCACCCGCATTATGGACTTCCGAATGAAGTATGGGGACCTAGAGCCAGCGCAGAGTACGGTCACGTTTTGCCCCTCGCCCTCGGCTTTCCAATGGAAACCACCATTGCAGTGACGCGGATGTACTTGGCGGGCGTATTTGACAAGGTGCGAGATCTGAGAATGATCCTAGCCCACAGCGGAGGGACCCTTCCTTTCCTAGCAGGCAGGATTGAAAGCTGCGTCATGCATGACGGACAGCTTGTGAGAGAAGGCAAAGTTGGAAAGGGTCGGCGGACAGTTTGGGAAGTTTTGAAGGAACAGATCTACCTTGACGCGGTTATTTATTCCGAAGTTGGACTCAAGGCGGCCATAGACGCCACCGGGGCTGATAGATTGATGTTCGGCACTGATCATCCCTTCTTCCCACCTCTTGAAACAGATGAGCAAGGAGAGTGGGAGAGCGTGAGTTTGAACGCTGCAGCAGTGACCAAGGCTGTTGGTGAAGGATCGGGAGAGGCAACGGCCATCATGGGAGGGAATGCTATAAGCATCCTTCGCCTGGACCAAGACATTTGA
- a CDS encoding dnaJ domain-containing protein yields MSDDKKADLLGFANEYADKNIDLYELLGVDALTPKEDIHRAWRKASLNYHPDKARENFDAAKWELFERARDILSDPNARAAYDQSLKAKLLRKQEREAMDREHQKFADDLEARENAHRQQRQQQQQREQEKLDKERERLAEEQRFHEEEKKRQAEAAQEMEDLAEARRRLKEKKEEKARRKQVKESLKATGAVKKSSGPANGAVLVPGDYLVDLGSVKKMYWELVCDKLRAVQAVRNLQKLDVTSSEELENAEKEMREARQRIYDAETKFQQDAAV; encoded by the coding sequence ATGAGTGACGACAAGAAGGCGGACCTTTTAGGGTTCGCAAATGAGTATGCGGACAAAAATATTGACCTCTATGAGCTCCTTGGGGTGGATGCTCTCACCCCCAAGGAAGACATCCACCGAGCTTGGAGGAAAGCGTCTCTGAACTACCACCCAGACAAAGCGCGCGAGAACTTTGATGCAGCAAAATGGGAGCTATTCGAGAGAGCCAGGGACATTTTGTCCGATCCAAATGCTCGTGCTGCTTATGATCAGTCCCTCAAGGCCAAACTGCTGCGCAAGCAGGAGCGCGAGGCTATGGACAGGGAACACCAAAAATTTGCCGACGACCTTGAGGCCCGCGAAAATGCTCATAGACagcagaggcagcagcagcaacagcgagAGCAAGAGAAGTTGGACAAGGAGCGGGAGCGGCTGGCAGAGGAGCAGCGTTTccatgaggaagaaaagaagcggCAGGCTGAGGCAGCGCAGGAAATGGAGGACTTGGCCGAGGCTAGGCGACGactcaaagagaagaaagaagaaaaggcaagaCGGAAGCAGGTCAAGGAGTCACTAAAGGCCACGGGTGCTGTCAAAAAATCCTCAGGACCTGCAAATGGCGCCGTTCTGGTTCCTGGCGATTATCTTGTGGATCTCGGCTCAGTGAAAAAGATGTACTGGGAACTGGTTTGCGACAAGTTGCGAGCTGTTCAAGCGGTGAGAAACCTACAGAAGCTGGACGTAACGAGTAGCGAGGAGCTCGAAAACGCCGAGAAGGAAATGAGGGAAGCCAGGCAACGGATCTACGATGCAGAGACAAAATTTCAGCAAGACGCGGCTGTCTAG
- a CDS encoding phosphotransferase enzyme family domain-containing protein, whose translation MVWGSSEKAGSRTADSGIHLNNQDIEAFFIRNGFDVRTRDACDEYARVRFPSLEATPTSTQGYCSYTLNISKEYLLQFRPEAFMLDIDTCLEVKAIYGKYAPTTTYLGKVQDIVIQHPDGNVGSPAMHVYLHKRIPGIPLSEFRTRRKMNGREADDKIYNRRLMRGLAKVFAMGFRGRQPLGDVAMLAGSISKGRIGESMRWRLGLLNGLPGEDLLRHVSEAQSRLDSIEASDWCLTHGDVLPGNMMVDAKTGRLTGLIDWAEAEWLPFGMALYGVEEVLGEHVPSEGFRYYHNHEELRQVFWSKFLSLTRREGIQLRQVEAARKLGILLWRGIAFDDGRIDRVVEAGRDDSEIQKLRLFLEAPSELESLDKVHHRNIFWDFGHFSCWGGVEWMRMRKRRVHLRGNGDEDRDLESVVQNVMGKR comes from the coding sequence ATGGTTTGGGGCAGCTCCGAAAAGGCTGGCAGCCGCACGGCTGACAGTGGGATTCATTTGAACAATCAAGATATTGAAGCGTTCTTTATTCGCAACGGATTTGATGTGAGGACTCGAGATGCGTGCGATGAATATGCCCGCGTGCGATTCCCTAGCCTAGAAGCAACGCCGACGTCGACGCAGGGCTATTGCTCTTATACGTTGAATATATCAAAGGAATATTTGCTGCAGTTTCGGCCAGAAGCTTTCATGTTGGATATAGATACTTGTCTTGAGGTGAAGGCTATATATGGCAAATACGCTCCGACAACCACATACCTAGGCAAGGTCCAAGACATCGTGATACAACATCCCGATGGCAATGTCGGATCACCAGCGATGCACGTCTACCTGCATAAACGGATCCCAGGAATCCCTCTATCTGAGTTTCGGACGAGGCGGAAGATGAATGGCCGTGAAGCCGATGATAAGATATACAACAGGAGGCTGATGCGCGGCCTAGCCAAGGTTTTTGCTATGGGATTTCGTGGGCGACAGCCGTTGGGAGACGTGGCGATGCTAGCAGGCAGCATTTCGAAGGGCAGAATCGGCGAGTCGATGAGGTGGCGTCTTGGTCTTTTAAATGGCCTCCCGGGAGAAGATTTGCTCAGGCACGTCTCTGAAGCGCAGAGCCGGCTTGACAGCATAGAGGCATCGGATTGGTGTCTCACGCACGGAGACGTTCTTCCGGGTAATATGATGGTCGATGCAAAGACTGGACGATTAACGGGACTTATCGACTGGGCTGAGGCGGAATGGCTGCCCTTTGGGATGGCTCTGTACGGCGTTGAAGAGGTCCTCGGAGAACACGTTCCATCGGAAGGCTTCAGATATTATCACAACCATGAAGAGCTACGCCAAGTGTTTTGGAGTAAATTCTTGTCCTTGACTAGACGAGAGGGGATACAGCTGAGACAGGTGGAAGCAGCACGAAAGCTGGGCATCTTACTCTGGAGGGGTATTGCGTTTGACGATGGGAGGATAGACCGCGTTGTGGAGGCCGGGAGGGACGATTCGGAGATACAGAAGCTGCGGCTGTTTCTAGAGGCGCCGAGCGAGTTGGAGAGTTTAGATAAAGTGCATCATCGGAACATCTTTTGGGATTTTGGACACTTTTCGTGTTGGGGAGGTGTTGagtggatgaggatgaggaagaggagggtgCATTTGAGAGGAAATGGTGATGAGGACAGAGATTTGGAGTCTGTTGTACAGAATGTCATGGGGAAGAGGTAA
- a CDS encoding aminomethyltransferase folate-binding domain-containing protein has product MASAPIFRSLSRRPLLHDFSPNLVCRNCKLQRRQFASARPPAAGLAALSSRQLLSVTGPDAAKFLQGIITANVVSSKGEPRTDAFYTGFLNATGRVLHDVFIYPVRGDPAQEGDGFLIEVDAAQINALSKYIKRYKLRAKVAFRAIDSGEISVWHAWNDTPGSQLNIAPNESRIVYEDPRAPGLGYRIIQLAGQKAPEVDIDQTTEDAYTIRRYLHGVAEGQDEILREQALPLESNMEFMNGVDFHKGCYVGQELTIRTKHRGVVRKRILPCVIYDKAKAAPPSLVYEPESGSPETLTADMIPAETSIGRSGKRGRSAGKWLRGVGNIGLGLCRLEIMTDVVLPGEQAAATFKDGDEFELEWGEEDNKSGVKVKAFVPEWLRRRLDEQHQ; this is encoded by the coding sequence atggcctcggcgccAATCTTTCGAAGCCTCTCGAGGCGCCCCTTGTTGCACGACTTCTCGCCGAATCTCGTCTGCCGCAATTGCAAGCTCCAGCGTCGCCAATTTGCGTCTGCTCGGCCTCCAGCTGCgggcttggctgctttgtCCTCGAGGCAGCTGCTCTCTGTGACTGGTCCCGATGCGGCCAAGTTTCTACAGGGAATAATTACCGCCAACGTCGTCTCTAGCAAGGGCGAGCCTCGAACCGACGCCTTCTACACGGGGTTTCTGAATGCGACAGGAAGGGTGCTGCACGATGTCTTTATATACCCAGTTCGGGGTGACCCGGCGCAAGAGGGGGACGGCTTCTTGATCGAGGTGGATGCGGCGCAGATCAACGCGCTGTCAAAGTATATCAAGCGGTACAAGCTCAGGGCCAAAGTAGCCTTCCGAGCAATAGATTCGGGAGAAATATCTGTGTGGCATGCGTGGAACGACACTCCCGGTTCGCAGCTCAACATCGCACCGAACGAATCTAGAATTGTCTACGAAGACCCTCGAGCGCCTGGTTTGGGATACAGAATCATCCAGCTTGCGGGCCAAAAGGCGCCAGAGGTGGACATTGACCAGACGACCGAAGATGCATACACGATTCGTCGATATCTACACGGCGTCGCAGAGGGCCAGGACGAGATCTTGCGCGAACAGGCTCTACCTCTCGAGAGTAACATGGAGTTCATGAACGGCGTCGACTTCCACAAGGGCTGCTACGTAGGCCAGGAGCTGACCATCCGCACCAAGCACCGCGGCGTGGTCCGCAAGCGCATCCTGCCCTGCGTCATCtacgacaaggccaaggcggctCCCCCGAGCCTCGTCTACGAACCCGAGAGCGGCTCCCCCGAGACGCTGACGGCGGACATGATTCCCGCTGAAACTAGCATCGGGCGGTCCGGCAAGCGAGGCCGCAGCGCCGGCAAGTGGCTTCGCGGGGTGGGCAACATTGGGCTGGGGCTGTGCCGTCTGGAGATTATGACGGACGTGGTGCTGCCGGGGGagcaggcggcggcgacgttcaaggatggcgatgagttTGAGCTGGAATGGGGAGAGGAGGATAACAAGAGCggcgtcaaggtcaaggcctTTGTTCCGGAGTGGCTGAGACGGAGGCTGGATGAACAGCACCAGTAA
- a CDS encoding 2OG-Fe(II) oxygenase superfamily domain-containing protein, which translates to MATDAAVSKDGLFIPLIDFSKFLNGDATTRQETAKAILNGFQGAGFIYLKNHPISKDTVKHTFAMSANFFAQPLEKKAVLGWTTPQANRGYVAQGREKVSLLEDVAEVEKIRSAVPDLKESFEIGRDDEEGHPNNWPSEEGSITGFKTDMKDFFEQCKALHIEVMRAIALGMGFEESFFDRFVDVGDNNLRLLHYPEVKSEIFNTPGQVRAGEHSDYGSITLLFQDNRGGLQVKSPEGTFVDATPMEDTIVVNAGDLLARWSNDTIKSTIHRVVEPPRKEGATYPSRYSIAYFCNPNFKDLIEVLPGTYATEKEKKYDSINSGDYLVQRLTATY; encoded by the exons ATGGCGACTGATGCTGCAGTGAGCAAAGATGGGCTTTTCATTCCC CTCATCGATTTCTCCAAGTTCTTGAATGGCGATGCAACTACACGCCAAGAGACCGCCAAAGCGATTCTCAATGGCTTCCAAGGCGCTGGCTTCATCTATCTCAAGAACCACCCCATTTCGAAAGACACAGTAAAGCACACCTTTGCCATGTCGGCAAACTTCTTTGCGCAACCTCTCGAAAAGAAAGCGGTATTAGGATGGACCACTCCACAGGCCAACCGTGGCTACGTGGCCCAGGGGCGTGAAAAGGTTTCCTTGCTGGAGGACGTTGCCGAGGTGGAAAAGATTCGTAGCGCAGTGCCAGACTTGAAGGAGAGCTTTGAGATTGGCcgcgacgatgaggaaggCCACCCGAACAACTGGCCTAGCGAAGAGGGCTCAATTACTGGCTTCAAGACGGATATGAAGGACTTCTTTGAGCAGTGCAAGGCTTTGCATATTGAAGTCATGCGGGCTATCGCTTTGGGAATGGGATTTGAAGAGAGCTTTTTTGATCGGTTTGTTGACGTTGGGGATAATAACCTGCGGCTGCTACACTATCCGGAAGTCAAGTCTGAGATTTTCAATACCCCAGGCCAAGTTCGTGCTGGGGAGCACAGC GATTATGGATCCATCACACTTCTCTTCCAGGACAACCGGGGCGGTTTGCAAGTCAAGAGCCCCGAAGGAACATTTGTCGATGCAACTCCCATGGAGGACaccatcgtcgtcaacgcCGGCGATCTGTTGGCGAGATGGAGCAACGATACGATTAAGAGTACTATTCACAGGGTAGTAGAGCCGCCGCGAAAAGAGGGCGCGACGTATCCCTCACGATATAGCATTGC CTACTTTTGCAACCCTAACTTCAAGGACCTTATCGAGGTGCTACCGGGAACATATGCAActgagaaggagaagaagtatGACAGCATCAATAGCGGCGATTATCTCGTCCAGAGACTCACCGCGACATATTAA
- a CDS encoding AMP-binding enzyme domain-containing protein, producing MGLPDPTSDLDWSGYIGAIHEIFHKNALKHPDAPCVTETASSTTPERRYTYKQIYEASNILANQLHEAGITNGDVVMIFAYRSVELIIAFMGTLAAGATITVLDPAYPPARQQIYLEVSQPKALITIGRARDENGTFAPRVQKYIDEELSLKIRVPELRVSDDGHLTGGEVDGKEVFTDTENKASAPPDVLVGPDSTSILSFTSGTTSTPKGVLGRHYSLAKYFPWMAKTFNWTSDTKFACLSGISHDPIQRDIFSPMFMGGELIIPARENIAHEKLAEWFRDHKPNAVHLTPAMGQILCGGAKAEFPSLKWVLYVGDILTKKDCASLRKLAPNADICAAYGTTETSRSVSYYHIKSHAEDPNALDKFGDIVPAGKGIENVQLLIVKRDDITKLCGVGERPANILLYGYLNDPEKTKEKFLDNWFVDNQKIYRTGDLGHFLDDSVRGFRIELNEIDSNLRGHQLVRECKTLLRRDRNEEPTLVSYIVPEDQEWLKWLAERGLEDTEDQGTEIGPVTVYSKRYRPMQPEVRDHLKSRLPVHAIPTYFIFLKKMPLNPNGKVDSPNLPFPDAALISEEASEEDLKRWETLSSTEKELAELWATLVNGLNAKTLHPESDFFESGGHSLLAQQLLLTLRKNLGANVSISTLYSNSSLRALSTQIDRLREGKGDSEVTEDVEAAYAQSLEKLLGSLDAKYQTADPAALSPASKTTVFVTGATGFLGSFIVKDLLERENVHVIAHVRGTKGVPAALERLQKSLRGYGPRLGVDDDTWKMLGDTVDVVIHNGALVHWVKQYKHLERSNVLSTIDALRLCNQGKPKLFSFVSSTSVLDTDHYIDLSHEQTKSGQGAVMEADDLKGSSTGLGTGYGQTKWVSEQLVREAGRRGLLGSVVRPGYILGDATTGVVNNDDFLIRMLKGCIQLSSRPHIVNSVNAVPVNHVSVVVVAASLNSVPAEPANSGSNDVGVHVIHVTAHPRLRMNEYLSILSYYGYDVPEVDYDHWKAQLETFVSEGPLQKDAEQSALMPLFHMATNNLPTNTRAPELDDRNAVAVLKADADRWTGVDESAGEGISREAVGRFLRYLAETNFLAWPTGRGRELPPIKAGVVEAQAKWGVGGRGGTA from the exons ATGGGATTACCTGATCCTACCTCCGACCTCGATTGGTCAGGCTACATTGGCGCCATCCACGAGATATTCCACAAGAATGCTTTGAAGCATCCCGATGCGCCCTGCGTTACGGAAAcggcctcctccaccacgCCCGAGAGGAGATATACCTACAAGCAGATCTACGAGGCTTCCAATATCTTGGCCAACCAGCTCCATGAAGCTGGTATCACCAATGGCGATGTCGTAATGATCTTTGCCTACCGTTCCGTCGaactcatcatcgccttcatgGGAACccttgctgccggtgccaCCATTACCGTCCTAGATCCCGCGTACCCCCCGGCGAGACAACAGATCTACCTCGAAGTCTCACAACCAAAGGCCCTAATCACAATTGGCAGAGCCAGGGACGAGAATGGTACTTTTGCGCCGCGTGTCCAGAAGTACATTGACGAAGAATTATCTCTCAAGATACGAGTACCCGAGCTACGGGTGAGCGACGATGGCCACCTTACCGGAGGCGAGGTTGACGGGAAGGAAGTCTTTACCGACACTGAAAACAAAGCATCAGCACCTCCGGATGTTCTGGTGGGACCAGACTCAACAAGTATCCTCAGCTTTACCAGTGGCACGACATCCACGCCCAA GGGCGTTTTGGGCAGACATTACAGCTTAGCCAAGTACTTCCCATGGATGGCCAAGACTTTCAATTGGACTTCGGACACGAAGTTTGCCTGTCTAAG TGGTATAAGCCATGATCCTATCCAGAGAGACATTTTTAGTCCAATGTTCATGGGCGGAGAGCTCATTATTCCTGCTCGCGAGAACATCGCCCACGAAAAGTTGGCTGAGTGGTTCCGCGATCACAAGCCCAATGCGGTCCATTTGACGCCCGCCATGGGTCAAATCTTGTGCGGCGGTGCCAAGGCAGAGTTCCCTTCATTGAAGTGGGTTCTTTACGTTGGCGATATTCTGACTAAGAAGGATTGCGCTTCTCTCCGCAAGCTGGCGCCCAACGCGGACATTTGCGCCGCGTATGGTACCACTGAGACGAGCCGCAGCGTATCATACTACCATATCAAGAGTCACGCCGAAGATCCAAATGCATTGGATAAATTTGGCGATATTGTTCCTGCCGGAAAGGGTATCGAGAACGTCCAACTCCTCATAGTCAAGCGGGATGATATTACCAAGCTTTGCGGCGTCGGTGAG CGTCCTGCTAACATTCTACTTTACGGATATCTGAACGACCCGGAGAAAACCAAAGAAAAGTTCCTCGACAACTGGTTCGTCGACAACCAGAA AATCTACAGGACCGGCGACTTGGGACACTTTTTGGACGATTCTG TTCGTGGCTTCCGCATCGAGCTCAATGAGATTGATAGCAACCTGAGAGGACACCAGTTAGTCCGCGAGTGTAAGACTCTGCTTCGAAGAGATCGGAACGAAGAGCCCACACTGGTCAGCTACATTGTCCCCGAAGACCAAGAGTGGCTCAAGTGGCTAGCAGAACGCGGCCTGGAAGACACTGAGGATCAAGGTACCGAGATCGGGCCCGTCACCGTGTATTCCAAGCGCTACCGGCCAATGCAACCGGAGGTGCGGGATCATCTCAAGTCTCGATTGCCCGTTCACGCTATCCCGACTTATTTCATCTTCCTAAAGAAGATGCCTTTGAACCCCAACGGCAAGGTTGACAGCCCAAACCTGCCGTTCCCGGATGCGGCCTTGATCTCGGAAGAGGCTTCAGAGGAGGATCTGAAGAGATGGGAAACGCTCAGCAGCACCGAAAAGGAACTGGCAGAGCTGTGGGCAACCCTGGTCAATGGTCTGAACGCCAAGACTCTGCATCCCGAGTCTGATTTCTTTGAAAGTGGTGGGCACAGTCTGCTtgcccagcagcttcttctcactcTCCGCAAGAACCTGGGGGCCAACGTGTCCATCAGCACACTGTACTCGAACTCATCCCTCAGGGCTCTTAGCACCCAGATTGACCGCCTGCGTGAGGGCAAGGGCGACTCGGAAGTGACGGAGGATGTCGAGGCCGCATATGCCCAGTCACTCGAAAAGCTTCTCGGTAGCCTCGACGCCAAATATCAGACGGCGGACCCTGCGGCACTCTCACCGGCAAGCAAGACGACCGTCTTTGTGACTGGTGCCACGGGCTTCCTGGGCTCCTTCATCGTCAAGGACTTGCTCGAGCGTGAGAATGTACACGTGATCGCCCATGTCCGTGGAACAAAGGGTGTCCCGGCCGCCCTCGAGCGGCTCCAGAAGTCACTCCGCGGATACGGA CCGCGTCttggagttgatgatgacaCTTGGAAGATGCTTGGCGACACTGTTGATGTGGTTATCCATAACGGCGCCCTCGTCCACTGGGTGAAGCAGTATAAGCATCTGGAGCGTAGCAATGTTCTATCAACAATCGATGCCCTGCGGCTCTGTAACCAGGGCAAGCCTAAACTTTTCTCATTCGTTAGCTCGACAAGTGTTCTAGACACGGATCACTATATTGACTTGTCACATGAGCAGACCAAGTCTGGACAAGGAGCTGTCATGGAAGCAGATGATCTCAAAGGTAGTTCTACGGGTCTCGGCACCGGATACGGCCAGACCAAATGG GTATCTGAACAGCTCGTCCGCGAGGCTGGCAGACGCGGCCTCCTCGGATCTGTCGTCCGACCTGGCTACATCCTTGGAGACGCTACCACCGGTGTCGTCAACAACGACGATTTCCTCATCCGCATGCTCAAGGGCTGTATCCAGCTGTCTAGCCGTCCTCACATAGTAAACAGCGTCAATGCCGTACCAGTAAATCACGTCTcagtcgtcgtcgtcgcagCCAGCTTGAACTCCGTCCCGGCCGAACCCGCAAACAGTGGCAGCAACGATGTCGGTGTCCACGTCATCCACGTCACTGCCCATCCTCGCCTGCGCATGAACGAGTATCTTTCCATTCTGAGCTACTACGGCTACGATGTCCCTGAAGTGGATTACGATCACTGGAAGGCCCAGCTCGAGACCTTTGTCTCGGAGGGTCCTCTTCAGAAGGACGCGGAACAGAGCGCCCTGATGCCTCTTTTCCACATGGCGACGAATAATCTCCCCACAAACACTCGCGCTCCGGAACTAGATGACCGCaatgctgttgctgtccTCAAGGCCGATGCAGACCGGTGGACAGGCGTCGATGAGAGTGCTGGAGAGGGCATTAGCAGGGAAGCTGTTGGTCGCTTCTTGAGGTACCTCGCCGAAACCAACTTCCTGGCGTGGCCGACTGGACGGGGTAGGGAGCTGCCGCCTATCAAGGCTGGTGTTGTCGAGGCGCAGGCGAAATGGGGTGTTGGAGGCCGTGGTGGTACAGCATGA